A genomic window from Brassica oleracea var. oleracea cultivar TO1000 chromosome C8, BOL, whole genome shotgun sequence includes:
- the LOC106310054 gene encoding beta-glucosidase 23-like isoform X2 yields the protein MKNLNTDAFRLSIAWSRIFPHGRKDKGVSQAGVQFYHDLIDELLRNGIIPFVTVFHWDIPQDLEDEYGGFLSDNIVKDFREYADFVFQEYGGKVKHWITFNEPWVYSHAGYDIGKKAPGRCSTYVNPKCQDGRSGYEAYLVSHNLLNSHAEAVEAFRKCEKCKGGKIGIAHSPAWFEPHDFDDSQDGASIDRALDFMMGWHLDTTTFGDYPQIMKDIVGHRLPKFTNAQKAKLKNSTDFVGLNYYTSKFSNHLEKPDYSKPRWMQDSLISWETKNVQNYSIGSQPFTAAMNVYSKGLRNLLKYIKDKYANPEIMIMENGYGEELGATDSIKNGTADHNRKYYLQRHLLSMHEAICIDKVNVTGYFIWSLLDNFEWQDGYKNRFGLYYIDFKNNLTRHEKESAKYYKGFLSEGTRPSMIKRDEL from the exons ATGAAGAATCTAAACACAGACGCCTTCAGGCTCTCTATCGCGTGGTCAAGAATATTCCCTC ATGGGAGAAAGGATAAAGGAGTGAGCCAAGCTGGTGTGCAATTCTACCACGACCTCATCGACGAACTCCTAAGAAATG GTATAATTCCATTCGTGACTGTTTTTCACTGGGACATTCCACAAGATCTAGAAGACGAATATGGTGGCTTTTTAAGCGATAATATTGT GAAGGATTTCCGGGAATATGCAGATTTTGTTTTTCAGGAATACGGTGGAAAAGTGAAACACTGGATCACATTCAACGAGCCATGGGTATACTCTCACGCCGGTTATGACATAGGCAAGAAAGCACCGGGACGTTGCTCTACTTACGTAAATCCTAAGTGCCAAGACGGACGATCAGGCTATGAGGCTTACCTCGTCAGTCATAACCTTCTCAACTCTCACGCAGAAGCCGTTGAAGCTTTCCGAAAATGCGAAAAG TGTAAAGGTGGGAAGATCGGAATCGCACATAGTCCGGCTTGGTTTGAACCACATGACTTTGATGATTCACAAGATGGTGCGTCCATTGACCGTGCACTTGACTTTATGATGGGGTG GCATCTGGATACTACTACATTTGGAGATTATCCACAGATTATGAAAGACATTGTTGGACATAGGTTGCCTAAATTTACTAATGCTCAGAAAGCAAAATTAAAAAACTCGACTGATTTCGTAGGGCTTAACTACTACACGTCGAAGTTTTCAAACCATCTGGAGAAGCCAGATTATTCTAAACCAAGATGGATGCAAGATTCTCTCATATCATGGGAAA CTAAGAATGTACAAAACTACAGCATCGGTAGCCAG CCTTTTACCGCTGCAATGAACGTTTACTCGAAAGGCTTGAGAAATCTTTTGAAATACATCAAGGATAAGTACGCAAATCCAGAGATTATGATCATGGAAAATG GATATGGAGAAGAACTTGGGGCTACAGATTCGATTAAAAATGGTACTGCTGATCATAATAGGAAATACTATCTCCAGAGGCATCTTTTGAGTATGCATGAAGCTATTTG CATCGACAAAGTAAATGTTACAGGATACTTTATATGGTCATTGTTGGATAACTTCGAGTGGCAGGACGGTTACAAGAACAGATTCGGACTCTATTACATTGATTTCAAAAATAACCTCACACGTCATGAGAAAGAATCCGCGAAGTATTATAAAGGATTCCTAAGTGAAGGGACTCGTCCTTCCATGATCAAGAGAGATGAACTTTGA
- the LOC106310054 gene encoding beta-glucosidase 23-like isoform X1, with translation MALIKFPLVGLLLLLTIIVSPATADGPVCPPSTKLSRASFPEGFLFGTATAAYQVEGAVNETCRGPSLWDIYCKRYPERCNNDNGDVAVDFFHRYKEDIQLMKNLNTDAFRLSIAWSRIFPHGRKDKGVSQAGVQFYHDLIDELLRNGIIPFVTVFHWDIPQDLEDEYGGFLSDNIVKDFREYADFVFQEYGGKVKHWITFNEPWVYSHAGYDIGKKAPGRCSTYVNPKCQDGRSGYEAYLVSHNLLNSHAEAVEAFRKCEKCKGGKIGIAHSPAWFEPHDFDDSQDGASIDRALDFMMGWHLDTTTFGDYPQIMKDIVGHRLPKFTNAQKAKLKNSTDFVGLNYYTSKFSNHLEKPDYSKPRWMQDSLISWETKNVQNYSIGSQPFTAAMNVYSKGLRNLLKYIKDKYANPEIMIMENGYGEELGATDSIKNGTADHNRKYYLQRHLLSMHEAICIDKVNVTGYFIWSLLDNFEWQDGYKNRFGLYYIDFKNNLTRHEKESAKYYKGFLSEGTRPSMIKRDEL, from the exons ATGGCTTTAATAAAGTTTCCTCTCGTGGGGCTGCTTTTGCTCCTAACCATCATCGTCTCTCCGGCAACAGCGGATGGACCTGTTTGTCCGCCATCGACTAAACTAAGCCGGGCAAGTTTCCCTGAAGGTTTTTTATTTGGCACGGCTACTGCGGCATACCAG GTTGAAGGTGCAGTCAATGAAACTTGTCGTGGACCATCCTTATGGGATATCTACTGCAAGAGATATCCAG AAAGATGCAATAACGATAACGGTGATGTGGCCGTTGACTTCTTCCACCGTTATAAG GAAGATATTCAACTGATGAAGAATCTAAACACAGACGCCTTCAGGCTCTCTATCGCGTGGTCAAGAATATTCCCTC ATGGGAGAAAGGATAAAGGAGTGAGCCAAGCTGGTGTGCAATTCTACCACGACCTCATCGACGAACTCCTAAGAAATG GTATAATTCCATTCGTGACTGTTTTTCACTGGGACATTCCACAAGATCTAGAAGACGAATATGGTGGCTTTTTAAGCGATAATATTGT GAAGGATTTCCGGGAATATGCAGATTTTGTTTTTCAGGAATACGGTGGAAAAGTGAAACACTGGATCACATTCAACGAGCCATGGGTATACTCTCACGCCGGTTATGACATAGGCAAGAAAGCACCGGGACGTTGCTCTACTTACGTAAATCCTAAGTGCCAAGACGGACGATCAGGCTATGAGGCTTACCTCGTCAGTCATAACCTTCTCAACTCTCACGCAGAAGCCGTTGAAGCTTTCCGAAAATGCGAAAAG TGTAAAGGTGGGAAGATCGGAATCGCACATAGTCCGGCTTGGTTTGAACCACATGACTTTGATGATTCACAAGATGGTGCGTCCATTGACCGTGCACTTGACTTTATGATGGGGTG GCATCTGGATACTACTACATTTGGAGATTATCCACAGATTATGAAAGACATTGTTGGACATAGGTTGCCTAAATTTACTAATGCTCAGAAAGCAAAATTAAAAAACTCGACTGATTTCGTAGGGCTTAACTACTACACGTCGAAGTTTTCAAACCATCTGGAGAAGCCAGATTATTCTAAACCAAGATGGATGCAAGATTCTCTCATATCATGGGAAA CTAAGAATGTACAAAACTACAGCATCGGTAGCCAG CCTTTTACCGCTGCAATGAACGTTTACTCGAAAGGCTTGAGAAATCTTTTGAAATACATCAAGGATAAGTACGCAAATCCAGAGATTATGATCATGGAAAATG GATATGGAGAAGAACTTGGGGCTACAGATTCGATTAAAAATGGTACTGCTGATCATAATAGGAAATACTATCTCCAGAGGCATCTTTTGAGTATGCATGAAGCTATTTG CATCGACAAAGTAAATGTTACAGGATACTTTATATGGTCATTGTTGGATAACTTCGAGTGGCAGGACGGTTACAAGAACAGATTCGGACTCTATTACATTGATTTCAAAAATAACCTCACACGTCATGAGAAAGAATCCGCGAAGTATTATAAAGGATTCCTAAGTGAAGGGACTCGTCCTTCCATGATCAAGAGAGATGAACTTTGA
- the LOC106308596 gene encoding protein terminal ear1 homolog, with translation MAPPLNPKAPEFYPKNRAQELSQKPKFLSFTTFSVKPGKLSRPKCLPPRLLKQKVWVPKNRNFLPRKPLPPPKEAELKSPHSPQEDTLKSLSGDKTSVMIRNIPNMFGRKDLLRILNIHCRRENKVQQQIPSSYDFLYLPMDFVKHANLGYAFVNFTSSVAAERFRREYDNFLWVGFGYKKICEISEAKYQGKEEYTQHFKDSRFPCHTDHYLPVILSPPSDGFTCYSLATLGYRVSTRGGGTGRRIQVA, from the exons ATGGCTCCACCTCTCAATCCAAAAGCCCCTGAATTTTATCCAAAAAATCGAGCTCAAGAACTTTCACAAAAACCGAAATTTCTTTCATTCACCACTTTCAGTGTTAAGCCGGGAAAGCTCAGTCGACCCAAATGTCTACCTCCGAGATTGTTGAAGCAGAAGGTTTGGGTCCCAAAAAACCGAAATTTTCTGCCAAGAAAACCTCTTCCTCCTCCAAAAGAAGCTGAGCTCAAATCTCCTCATTCTCCACAAGAAGATACTCTCAAATCTCTGTCTGGTGATAAAACATCTGTTATGATTCGAAACATTCCAAACATGTTTGG ACGAAAGGATCTTCTGAGGATTTTGAACATTCATTGTCGAAGAGAGAACAAAGTTCAACAACAAATTCCTTCTTCCTATGACTTTCTCTATTTACCCATGGATTTTGT GAAACACGCGAACTTAGGGTACGCTTTTGTGAATTTCACGAGCTCAGTCGCAGCTGAGAGATTCCGGAGAGAATACGACAATTTCTTATGGGTCGGCTTTGGGTACAAGAAGATTTGCGAAATCTCTGAAGCCAAGTATCAG GGGAAAGAAGAGTATACTCAACATTTCAAGGACTCTAGGTTTCCTTGCCACACCGACCACTATCTTCCGGTGATTCTCTCCCCGCCTAGTGATGGTTTCACATGTTACAGCCTCGCGACCCTCGGATACAGAGTCAGCACACGTGGCGGTGGAACAGGCCGTCGCATCCAGGTCGCTTGA